One window of the Mycobacterium sp. SVM_VP21 genome contains the following:
- a CDS encoding DUF2834 domain-containing protein, whose protein sequence is MNTAAKVRCGVYAVIAVAALVATWSQNLAYDGSAFLSRFLPDTAVTPASRSITADVLMLFLSAAVLMVAEARKHNVRFVWAYILGAFLTAISFTFPLFLIARERRLAAEGASAPRLGALDMALLAVVALVLAGFTLWVDTR, encoded by the coding sequence ATGAATACAGCAGCCAAGGTCCGTTGTGGCGTCTACGCCGTGATTGCCGTTGCCGCGTTGGTCGCCACCTGGAGCCAGAATCTGGCCTATGACGGGTCCGCCTTCCTTTCCCGCTTCCTGCCGGATACCGCCGTGACGCCGGCGTCGCGCTCGATCACCGCCGACGTTCTGATGCTGTTCCTGTCGGCGGCGGTGCTGATGGTCGCCGAAGCCCGCAAGCACAACGTGCGGTTCGTCTGGGCCTACATCCTCGGCGCATTCCTCACTGCGATCAGCTTCACGTTCCCGTTGTTTCTGATCGCCCGCGAACGCCGACTAGCCGCCGAGGGTGCCTCGGCGCCACGGCTGGGTGCCCTCGATATGGCGCTGCTGGCCGTGGTCGCGCTGGTGTTGGCGGGCTTCACGCTCTGGGTCGATACCCGGTAG
- a CDS encoding neutral/alkaline ceramidase gives MPDDYQVGRGIADITGEPAECGMLGYGVASQQTDGVHNRLRARAFVIADAAAGTRLLLVVCEIPLLLESVHHEVLGRLAATYGELYTFHNVMLTATHTHCGPGGYSDHRLYNSNTNGFRHQTFNAIIDGICEAVDRAHADLAPANLSLAVGRLHDASSNRSPLSFARNPEAERAHFPDQIDPQTTLLRIERDGRLVGAVNWFATHGTSLTNRNTLISGDNKGYAAYQCERLDHGVDYLAATPPDFIAAFAQTNSGDMSPNLNHRPGSGPTEDEFENTRIIGSRQAAAATELTLGHGTEVSGGLDARTTYVDLTDFEVRPEFTGDGRAHRTGPAIAGASCLAGTDEGAGPLYPVFKQGRNRFFDGLVANTVFRFSPRLRDAHAPKGAVGPGTRLNKALSMLIPEGGPVQLLRIGQLYLIGIPAEVTIVAGLRLRRTVAEIVGADLRDVLVAGYSNGYLHYVTTPEEYDEQRYEGGSTLFGRWELPALQQVVAELATAMRDQRPAPQGRRPAEPSRRRRSRRRAKPDALAGGQQFGDVLEAPLPAYQPGTTVSAVFAGAYPNNDLHRGGTYVRVEHQTDAGWSTVADDSDWSTTFRWRRTGRRGSTITVTWEIPENTAAGRYRLRYDGDARDRDGRISAFTGATEPFDISPKR, from the coding sequence ATGCCAGACGACTACCAGGTTGGGCGCGGAATCGCCGACATCACCGGCGAGCCGGCCGAGTGCGGAATGCTCGGCTACGGCGTGGCCTCACAGCAGACCGACGGAGTGCACAATCGGCTGCGTGCGCGGGCATTCGTCATCGCCGACGCGGCCGCCGGCACCCGGCTGCTGCTGGTGGTCTGCGAGATACCGCTACTGCTGGAAAGCGTGCACCACGAGGTGCTCGGACGCTTGGCCGCGACCTATGGCGAGCTGTACACGTTCCACAACGTGATGTTGACGGCGACGCACACCCATTGCGGCCCTGGCGGTTACTCCGACCACCGGCTCTACAACTCGAACACCAACGGGTTCCGGCACCAGACATTCAACGCGATCATCGACGGGATCTGCGAAGCCGTCGACCGAGCGCATGCCGACCTGGCTCCGGCCAACTTGAGCCTTGCCGTGGGCCGGCTGCACGACGCCAGCAGCAACCGTTCGCCGTTGTCGTTCGCCCGGAACCCCGAGGCCGAGCGCGCCCACTTCCCGGACCAGATCGACCCGCAGACCACCTTGCTGCGTATCGAACGCGACGGCCGGCTGGTCGGTGCGGTGAACTGGTTCGCCACCCACGGCACGTCCCTGACCAACCGCAACACTTTGATCAGCGGGGACAACAAGGGCTACGCCGCCTACCAGTGCGAGCGCCTGGATCACGGCGTCGACTACCTGGCAGCCACGCCACCGGACTTCATCGCGGCCTTCGCCCAGACGAACTCCGGGGACATGTCGCCGAATCTGAACCATCGCCCCGGCAGCGGCCCCACCGAGGACGAGTTCGAGAACACCCGGATCATCGGGTCTCGCCAAGCCGCCGCGGCCACCGAGCTGACGTTAGGGCATGGCACCGAGGTCAGCGGGGGGCTCGACGCTCGCACCACCTATGTCGATCTGACGGATTTTGAGGTCCGGCCCGAATTCACCGGCGACGGCCGGGCTCATCGCACCGGCCCAGCGATCGCGGGCGCTTCATGCCTGGCCGGTACCGACGAGGGCGCCGGCCCGTTGTACCCCGTGTTCAAGCAGGGGCGCAACCGCTTCTTTGACGGCCTGGTCGCCAACACGGTTTTCCGATTCTCCCCACGGCTGCGCGATGCGCACGCACCGAAGGGGGCGGTAGGCCCCGGAACCCGGCTCAACAAGGCGCTGTCGATGCTGATCCCCGAGGGCGGCCCGGTGCAGCTGCTGCGCATCGGGCAGCTGTACCTGATCGGCATTCCGGCCGAAGTGACCATCGTGGCGGGTCTGCGGTTGCGCCGCACGGTGGCCGAGATCGTCGGCGCCGACCTGCGCGACGTGCTGGTAGCGGGCTACAGCAACGGCTATCTGCACTACGTGACGACGCCGGAGGAATACGACGAGCAGCGCTACGAAGGTGGCAGCACTCTGTTCGGGCGCTGGGAGCTGCCGGCGCTGCAGCAGGTGGTGGCCGAGCTGGCCACCGCGATGCGCGATCAGCGGCCGGCGCCGCAAGGCCGACGACCCGCCGAGCCGTCCCGCCGGCGCCGGTCACGTCGCCGGGCGAAGCCGGATGCGCTGGCCGGCGGCCAGCAGTTCGGTGATGTCTTGGAGGCGCCGCTGCCTGCCTACCAGCCGGGCACCACGGTGTCGGCGGTGTTCGCCGGCGCGTACCCGAACAATGACCTGCACCGCGGCGGCACCTATGTGCGGGTGGAGCATCAAACCGATGCCGGGTGGAGCACCGTGGCCGACGACAGTGACTGGTCGACGACGTTCCGCTGGCGACGCACCGGCCGGCGCGGATCGACCATCACCGTGACCTGGGAGATTCCCGAAAACACCGCGGCCGGGCGATACCGGCTTCGCTATGACGGCGACGCCCGGGACCGAGATGGCCGGATCAGCGCGTTCACCGGGGCGACCGAGCCGTTCGATATCTCACCAAAGCGTTAG
- the yaaA gene encoding peroxide stress protein YaaA has translation MIVLLPPSETKRTGGDGPPLRLDALASPQLTGLRTELVDELVGLAADREASRSALGLSASQDAEIERNAALRTAPTAPAINRYTGVLYEALDIGSLRGAAAVRAGARLAVGSALFGLLRATDPVPAYRLSASSKLPGRPGLAKRWRPVLEPVLAEIAAAELVVDLRSGSYAALAGIPGSVRVDVVAEHPDGRRVSVSHFNKAHKGQLARALATTRAEPDDAAAVAAIARRAGMRVERDDTRLTIVVAA, from the coding sequence GTGATCGTGCTGCTGCCCCCGTCGGAGACCAAACGCACCGGCGGCGACGGACCACCGCTGCGCCTTGATGCACTGGCCTCCCCACAACTCACCGGCCTGAGGACCGAACTGGTCGACGAGTTAGTGGGTTTGGCCGCTGACCGGGAGGCCAGCCGCAGCGCACTGGGACTGTCGGCGTCGCAGGACGCTGAGATCGAGCGCAACGCCGCACTGCGTACCGCTCCCACCGCGCCGGCGATCAACCGCTACACCGGTGTGTTGTACGAGGCGCTGGACATCGGCTCGCTGCGCGGTGCCGCAGCCGTCCGGGCCGGCGCCCGCCTGGCCGTCGGCTCCGCCTTGTTCGGGCTGCTGCGGGCAACGGATCCGGTACCGGCATACCGGCTCTCGGCGTCCTCGAAGCTGCCCGGACGACCCGGATTGGCCAAGCGCTGGCGGCCGGTGCTGGAACCGGTGCTGGCCGAGATCGCCGCAGCCGAGCTGGTCGTCGACCTGAGGTCCGGTTCCTATGCGGCACTGGCCGGCATTCCGGGCTCCGTTCGCGTCGATGTGGTCGCCGAGCACCCCGATGGGCGACGAGTCTCGGTGAGTCACTTCAACAAAGCGCACAAGGGGCAACTGGCGCGGGCCCTGGCCACCACCAGGGCCGAACCCGATGATGCCGCCGCGGTGGCCGCCATAGCTCGGCGAGCCGGGATGCGGGTGGAACGCGACGACACTCGGCTGACGATCGTGGTTGCCGCCTGA
- a CDS encoding HNH endonuclease, with translation MGRNAIADRDTILGCLDAIEAAYDQLEQCSLDALNAEELVALLARREALAWRAPVVDHRILARLVTEGDPGALGACSLTKALAERLRISSASARRRLAEAAELGPRAAVTGEPLEPASPELAAAQAVGRIGPEHVVIARKALAKIPATVSAAYRQRAERDLAVLASQFGPETFQRLAEHLVAVLDPDGDFTDRERLARRGLRLGRQGIDGMSSLSGRITPELRATLEPILAKLAAPGMCNAADEQPCVSGTPSQQQIQRDDRRPDQRTHDALLAACRAVLACGDLGQLNGLPVTVIISTTLAELHAAAGHAPVADSATTGKAHTAGGSLLPMSDLLRMAEHAYHYLSVFDGRGRALWLGRSKRLASADQRIVLHARDRGCTRPGCTVSGYLSQAHHLEQDWAHNGQTDVDALALACAPDNRMATEQGWTTTLGDDGRVAWIPPPKLERGQPRTNPFHFIEAVIDYHTRANPMPDKDGEPPEKQPPRIADWPEAG, from the coding sequence ATGGGTAGGAATGCGATCGCGGATCGGGACACCATTCTGGGGTGCCTGGACGCGATCGAGGCCGCCTACGACCAGCTTGAACAGTGCTCGCTGGATGCCTTGAATGCCGAGGAGTTGGTCGCGTTGCTGGCCCGCCGAGAAGCGCTGGCGTGGCGGGCACCGGTGGTCGATCACCGGATCCTGGCCCGGCTGGTCACCGAGGGCGATCCCGGCGCTTTGGGGGCATGCTCGCTGACCAAGGCATTGGCCGAGCGGTTGCGGATCAGCAGCGCGAGCGCGCGGCGTCGATTAGCGGAGGCCGCTGAGTTGGGTCCGCGCGCCGCGGTGACCGGGGAACCCTTGGAGCCGGCGTCGCCGGAACTGGCCGCCGCACAGGCTGTGGGTCGGATCGGGCCGGAGCATGTGGTGATCGCCCGCAAGGCGTTGGCGAAAATACCGGCCACGGTCAGCGCTGCCTATCGCCAGCGGGCCGAGCGTGACCTCGCGGTGCTGGCAAGCCAATTCGGACCCGAAACCTTCCAACGCCTCGCCGAGCATCTGGTGGCCGTCCTGGACCCGGATGGGGATTTCACCGACCGGGAACGCCTGGCACGGCGCGGGCTGAGACTCGGCCGGCAGGGCATCGATGGGATGAGTTCCCTATCGGGGCGCATCACCCCGGAGCTGCGAGCCACCCTGGAGCCGATCCTGGCCAAACTCGCCGCCCCCGGTATGTGCAATGCCGCCGACGAACAGCCCTGTGTCAGTGGCACCCCATCCCAGCAGCAGATCCAGCGTGATGATCGCCGCCCCGATCAACGCACCCACGACGCCCTACTCGCCGCTTGCCGCGCAGTGCTCGCCTGCGGGGACCTCGGCCAACTCAACGGTCTGCCGGTGACCGTCATCATCTCGACCACCCTGGCCGAGCTACACGCCGCAGCCGGACACGCACCGGTGGCCGACTCCGCCACCACCGGCAAGGCCCACACTGCCGGAGGGTCACTGTTGCCGATGAGTGATCTGTTGCGGATGGCCGAGCACGCCTACCACTACTTGAGCGTGTTCGACGGCCGGGGCCGGGCGCTCTGGCTTGGACGTAGCAAGCGGCTCGCCTCAGCGGATCAGCGCATCGTGCTGCATGCCCGAGATCGCGGCTGCACGCGACCCGGTTGCACCGTATCGGGGTATTTGTCCCAGGCGCATCATCTCGAACAGGACTGGGCCCACAACGGACAAACCGACGTCGACGCCCTCGCGTTGGCGTGTGCACCCGATAACCGGATGGCGACCGAACAAGGCTGGACCACCACCCTCGGAGACGACGGGCGCGTCGCGTGGATTCCCCCACCGAAACTTGAACGCGGCCAACCCCGAACCAATCCCTTTCACTTCATCGAAGCCGTCATCGACTACCACACTCGGGCCAACCCAATGCCTGACAAGGACGGCGAGCCGCCCGAGAAACAACCACCGCGCATCGCTGATTGGCCCGAAGCTGGGTGA
- a CDS encoding STAS domain-containing protein, producing MAIEITTRGTTRINPVVECGGAQIRAHYRQLATVIAIRGRIDATNVDQLSERARRFVLAKEPLVLDLSGVTSFAAAGIWLLCVLDGDCRAAGVEWTLIESSAVHELLGDFDEEAMFPTSRSVDQALHALADGNDQRRQMLLPLFQKSA from the coding sequence ATGGCAATCGAGATCACCACACGAGGCACAACTCGAATCAACCCGGTCGTCGAGTGCGGCGGGGCGCAGATTCGGGCGCACTACCGTCAGCTCGCGACGGTGATCGCGATCCGGGGCCGGATCGATGCCACCAACGTGGACCAACTCAGCGAACGGGCGCGGCGCTTCGTCCTTGCCAAGGAGCCGCTGGTGCTCGACTTGAGCGGGGTCACCTCGTTCGCCGCCGCCGGCATTTGGCTGCTGTGCGTTCTGGACGGCGACTGCCGTGCCGCGGGCGTGGAGTGGACCCTCATCGAGAGCTCGGCGGTGCACGAACTGCTCGGCGACTTCGACGAGGAGGCCATGTTCCCGACGTCGCGCTCGGTGGACCAGGCGCTGCATGCTCTTGCCGACGGCAACGACCAGCGCCGCCAGATGCTGCTGCCGCTGTTCCAGAAGTCGGCCTGA
- a CDS encoding acyltransferase, translated as MRSGEIKALTGLRIIAAVWVVLFHFRPLLRLASPELSDALAPVLDRGAQGVDLFFILSGFVLTWNYLERMGETFSVRATVHFLWLRLARVWPIYLVTMHLALLWVIFTLHVGHVPTEDLSRITAISYVRQVLLVQLWFEPFFDGSSWDGPAWSISAEWLAYLLFGVLVLAVYRMMLVTSARGLAALAIIASLPPLLLLLATGEFYSPWSWLPRIVMQFTAGALACAAVRKIEPQGPSDAARRAAGYCSALLIVAMVAVLYYFDGHPISGLYDSGGLVDVLFVPLVMALAIGIGSFPALLSTRMMVYGGQISFCLYMVHELVHTSWNWAAKQFEIVLDEGATAAKWMVCGLLVAATLLSMLLFHAVEEPGRHWMRKMIGARPESAQVAPTEDPLAVEPVGPDNLDDVNDSTDSDDGVLNEPKVAVPASLR; from the coding sequence GTGCGCAGCGGAGAGATCAAGGCCCTGACCGGGCTTCGCATCATCGCCGCGGTATGGGTGGTGCTGTTTCACTTCCGGCCCCTGTTGCGACTGGCGTCGCCGGAGCTCAGCGATGCGCTCGCCCCGGTGCTCGACCGCGGCGCCCAAGGCGTCGATCTGTTCTTCATCCTCAGTGGTTTCGTGCTGACCTGGAACTACCTGGAGCGCATGGGGGAGACGTTCTCCGTACGCGCCACGGTGCACTTCCTGTGGTTGCGTCTGGCCCGAGTCTGGCCGATCTACCTGGTCACGATGCACCTGGCGCTGCTGTGGGTGATCTTCACTCTGCATGTCGGGCACGTCCCGACCGAGGACCTCAGCCGGATCACCGCGATCAGCTACGTGCGGCAGGTCCTGCTGGTGCAGTTGTGGTTCGAACCGTTCTTCGACGGGTCGAGCTGGGACGGGCCGGCCTGGTCGATCAGCGCCGAGTGGCTGGCCTACCTGTTGTTCGGCGTGCTGGTGCTGGCGGTCTACCGGATGATGCTGGTGACCTCGGCGCGTGGGCTGGCGGCATTGGCGATCATCGCCTCGCTCCCACCGCTGCTGCTGTTGCTGGCGACCGGCGAGTTCTACAGCCCGTGGAGCTGGTTGCCGCGCATCGTCATGCAGTTCACCGCGGGTGCGCTGGCCTGCGCCGCGGTGCGCAAGATCGAGCCGCAGGGACCGAGTGACGCAGCTCGCCGTGCCGCGGGTTATTGCTCCGCACTGCTGATCGTCGCGATGGTCGCCGTCCTCTACTACTTCGACGGCCATCCGATCTCGGGGCTCTACGACAGCGGCGGCCTGGTCGATGTGCTGTTCGTGCCGTTGGTGATGGCGTTGGCGATCGGTATCGGAAGCTTTCCCGCGCTGCTGTCCACGCGCATGATGGTCTATGGCGGGCAGATCTCGTTCTGCCTGTATATGGTCCACGAGCTGGTGCACACGTCCTGGAATTGGGCGGCAAAGCAATTCGAGATCGTGCTCGACGAGGGGGCGACCGCGGCCAAGTGGATGGTGTGCGGCCTGCTGGTGGCGGCGACGTTGTTATCGATGCTGCTGTTCCATGCCGTTGAAGAGCCCGGGCGGCACTGGATGCGCAAGATGATCGGTGCCCGGCCCGAGTCTGCCCAGGTGGCGCCGACCGAAGATCCCCTGGCGGTCGAACCGGTGGGGCCGGACAACTTGGATGATGTGAACGATTCGACCGACTCGGACGACGGTGTCCTCAACGAACCCAAGGTCGCGGTTCCGGCTAGTCTTCGCTGA
- the dtd gene encoding D-aminoacyl-tRNA deacylase, translating into MRVLVQRVSSARVKVDGQTVGAIEPEGQGLLALVGVTHTDDSAKAQRLAEKLWQLRILDDQKSAADVGAPILVVSQFTLYADTAKGRRPSWNAAAPGPVAEPLVVEFAEALRGLGAQVATGQFGAHMQVELVNDGPVTVLLEL; encoded by the coding sequence GTGCGAGTTCTGGTCCAGCGTGTCTCATCGGCCCGCGTCAAGGTCGACGGTCAGACGGTCGGCGCGATCGAACCGGAGGGCCAGGGCCTGCTCGCACTGGTCGGCGTGACCCACACCGACGATTCCGCCAAGGCGCAGCGGCTCGCCGAAAAGCTTTGGCAGTTACGCATTCTGGATGATCAGAAGTCGGCAGCTGATGTGGGTGCGCCGATCCTGGTGGTCAGCCAGTTCACGCTCTACGCCGACACTGCCAAGGGCCGGCGACCATCGTGGAATGCCGCCGCGCCGGGTCCGGTGGCCGAACCTCTGGTCGTCGAGTTCGCCGAGGCGCTGCGCGGGCTGGGCGCGCAGGTGGCGACCGGGCAGTTCGGGGCGCATATGCAGGTGGAATTGGTCAATGACGGTCCGGTGACGGTGCTGCTCGAACTCTGA
- a CDS encoding lipase maturation factor family protein: MNTQWAWLSGSGYWLGRLLLERGIAAIYVIAFVAAARQFRALIGEHGMTPVPQYLRRRPFRLTPSIFHLHYSDRFFAFVCWLGAGLAAALAVGAGELVPLWTVMAIWLLLWGLYLSIVNVGQTWYAFGWESILLETGLLAVFLGNDRVAPPVLVMWLARWLLFRIEFGAGLIKLRGDSCWRDLTCLYYHHETQPMPGPLSWFFHHLPKPLHRIEAAGNHVAQLVVPFGLFAPQPIAGVAAGIIIITQLWLVASGNFAWLNWITIILAAGALDQSWWTGRISALNPPALPESPVWFTALVLAFAATVLVLSYWPVRNMASRNQRMNASFNPLHLANSYGAFGAVGRSRRELVIEGTAESEITDQTVWREYQFKGKPVAVKRLPRQWAPYHLRLDWLMWFAALSPRYGLSWRDALLQRILRNDRDTLRLLRYNPFPDTPPRFVRILLYEYRFTTRAERRRDGAWWHRSLIGVYLSPVSVSGSPAPPSPR; the protein is encoded by the coding sequence GTGAACACACAGTGGGCGTGGTTGAGCGGTTCCGGGTATTGGCTGGGACGGCTGCTTCTCGAACGCGGGATCGCGGCTATCTACGTCATCGCCTTTGTCGCGGCCGCACGGCAGTTCCGCGCACTGATCGGCGAACACGGCATGACGCCGGTACCGCAATACCTACGACGGCGCCCGTTTCGACTGACGCCCAGCATCTTTCACCTGCACTACTCGGATCGCTTTTTCGCGTTCGTGTGCTGGCTGGGTGCTGGACTGGCCGCGGCGCTGGCGGTGGGGGCTGGAGAGTTGGTACCGCTGTGGACGGTGATGGCGATCTGGCTGCTGCTGTGGGGGCTGTATCTGTCGATCGTCAACGTTGGCCAGACGTGGTATGCGTTCGGCTGGGAATCGATTCTTCTGGAGACCGGGTTGTTGGCGGTGTTCTTGGGCAACGACCGCGTTGCGCCGCCGGTGCTGGTCATGTGGCTGGCTCGTTGGCTGTTGTTCCGCATCGAGTTCGGTGCGGGGCTGATCAAGTTGCGCGGCGATTCCTGCTGGCGTGACTTGACCTGCCTGTACTACCACCACGAGACCCAGCCGATGCCCGGGCCGTTGAGCTGGTTCTTCCACCACCTGCCCAAACCATTGCACCGAATAGAGGCAGCGGGCAACCATGTCGCCCAACTGGTGGTCCCGTTCGGGCTGTTCGCTCCGCAGCCCATCGCCGGTGTGGCCGCCGGGATCATCATCATCACCCAGTTGTGGCTGGTCGCCTCCGGCAACTTCGCCTGGCTGAACTGGATCACGATCATTTTGGCGGCTGGGGCACTTGACCAATCCTGGTGGACAGGGCGGATTTCGGCGCTGAATCCTCCGGCCCTGCCCGAGTCACCGGTGTGGTTCACCGCGCTGGTGCTGGCGTTCGCCGCAACGGTGCTGGTGCTGAGCTACTGGCCGGTGCGCAACATGGCATCCCGCAATCAGCGAATGAACGCCAGCTTCAACCCACTTCACCTGGCCAACAGCTATGGTGCGTTCGGCGCCGTCGGCCGTTCCCGCCGGGAGCTGGTGATCGAGGGGACCGCGGAGAGCGAGATCACCGACCAGACGGTCTGGCGGGAATACCAGTTCAAGGGAAAACCCGTTGCGGTGAAACGTCTTCCGCGTCAGTGGGCGCCCTACCATCTTCGGCTGGACTGGCTGATGTGGTTCGCCGCGCTCTCGCCGCGGTATGGGCTGTCGTGGCGTGACGCGCTGCTGCAGCGGATACTGCGCAATGACCGCGACACGTTACGACTGTTGCGTTACAACCCGTTTCCGGACACACCGCCGCGCTTCGTGCGGATACTGCTCTACGAGTACCGCTTCACCACCCGGGCCGAGCGGCGACGCGACGGGGCTTGGTGGCATCGCAGCCTGATAGGCGTCTATCTGTCGCCGGTCTCGGTGAGTGGGTCGCCAGCGCCGCCGAGCCCCCGTTAG
- a CDS encoding competence/damage-inducible protein A, whose amino-acid sequence MSARAGIVVTGTEVLTGRVTDRNGPWLADRLLELGVELAHITICGDRPRDIESQLRFLAAEGVDLIITSGGLGPTADDLTVETVSRFCGRDVVLDDELEARIAEIIKPMMARYSGPGAPDFATVRAANRKQAMVPAGATILDPVGTAPGVVVPGSPTVVVLPGPPRELQPMWHKAIQTAAVQEALAGRTHYEQRMIRMFGLPESGLADTLRHAQDAIGDFHRLEITTCLRRGELEIVTRYEPDAAGAYEQLLTLLRERHSRAIFSEDGSQIDDLVAAALSGRQIATAESCTAGLLAGRLADPPGASNYLAGGVVSYSNEAKIELLGVDATLIAEHGAVSEPVAEAMAAGALRRFGADTAVAITGIAGPGGGTPDKPVGTVCFCVALGDGRMTTRTTRLPGERADVRERSTTVAMHLLYRALSTG is encoded by the coding sequence GTGAGCGCACGCGCAGGAATCGTCGTCACCGGTACCGAGGTACTCACCGGACGTGTGACCGACCGGAACGGACCGTGGTTGGCTGACCGACTCCTCGAACTTGGAGTCGAGTTGGCGCACATCACGATCTGTGGCGACCGGCCCAGGGACATCGAGAGTCAGCTGCGGTTCCTGGCCGCCGAGGGTGTCGACTTGATCATCACCAGCGGCGGCCTGGGGCCGACGGCCGACGACCTGACGGTCGAGACCGTCTCCAGGTTCTGCGGCCGTGACGTCGTGTTGGACGACGAGCTGGAAGCCCGGATCGCCGAGATCATCAAACCGATGATGGCGCGCTACTCCGGTCCGGGCGCTCCGGATTTCGCGACGGTGCGGGCGGCCAACCGCAAACAGGCGATGGTTCCGGCCGGCGCGACAATCCTGGACCCGGTTGGCACCGCGCCCGGAGTCGTGGTGCCCGGCTCGCCGACGGTCGTGGTGCTGCCGGGGCCGCCTCGTGAGCTGCAACCGATGTGGCACAAGGCAATACAGACCGCGGCGGTGCAGGAGGCCTTGGCCGGCCGGACGCACTACGAGCAGCGGATGATCCGGATGTTCGGCTTGCCCGAATCCGGCCTGGCCGACACGCTGCGGCACGCGCAAGATGCCATCGGCGACTTCCACCGGCTGGAGATCACCACCTGCCTGCGTCGCGGTGAACTGGAGATCGTCACGCGCTACGAGCCGGACGCGGCGGGGGCCTACGAGCAATTACTGACATTGCTTCGCGAACGGCATTCTCGAGCGATCTTTTCCGAGGACGGATCACAGATCGACGATCTCGTGGCGGCGGCGCTGTCCGGTCGACAGATCGCGACCGCCGAATCCTGCACCGCAGGCCTGCTTGCCGGCCGGCTGGCGGACCCGCCGGGCGCTTCGAACTACTTGGCCGGCGGAGTGGTGTCCTACTCCAACGAGGCGAAGATCGAATTGCTGGGCGTCGACGCGACATTGATCGCCGAACATGGCGCGGTGTCCGAGCCGGTGGCCGAGGCAATGGCCGCGGGTGCACTTCGCCGATTCGGTGCCGACACCGCGGTGGCGATCACCGGCATCGCCGGGCCTGGCGGCGGAACGCCGGACAAACCGGTGGGCACGGTGTGTTTCTGCGTGGCGCTCGGTGATGGCCGGATGACCACGCGGACCACCCGGCTGCCGGGGGAGCGGGCCGACGTCCGGGAACGCTCGACGACAGTAGCCATGCACCTGCTGTACCGAGCACTGTCAACCGGCTGA
- a CDS encoding MTH1187 family thiamine-binding protein: MSVLVAFSVTPLGVGEGVGEIVAEAVRVVRESGLPNRTDSMFTVIESESWAEAMAVVQRAVEAVAARSPRVSTVIKADWRDGAIDAMHTKVESVERHLAAPPPN; encoded by the coding sequence GTGTCTGTCTTGGTTGCGTTCTCGGTTACGCCGCTCGGTGTGGGGGAGGGAGTCGGCGAGATCGTCGCGGAGGCGGTCCGGGTCGTTCGGGAGTCGGGACTGCCCAATCGCACCGATTCCATGTTCACCGTGATCGAAAGCGAGAGCTGGGCCGAAGCGATGGCCGTGGTGCAACGGGCAGTGGAAGCGGTAGCGGCCCGCTCACCTCGGGTCAGCACGGTGATCAAGGCCGACTGGCGAGACGGCGCGATCGATGCCATGCACACCAAGGTCGAATCGGTGGAACGGCACCTGGCGGCGCCGCCACCTAATTGA
- a CDS encoding D-alanyl-D-alanine dipeptidase yields MPSLRMVTVVGLLLAGASGTAAAAPGSDVPALSEPARAAGFVDVRSAVPDAIIDLRYATANNFVGEQLYPSNARCLVHESMAPGLATAAAALRSRGRTLVFWDCYRPHNVQVRMFEVVPNPNWVARPGSLARSHETGRSVDVTTADAYGRLSEMGTGFDDFSPAATAFADGISARAAAERAALREAMKTGGLAVYSGEWWHFNGPGADVGRPILDVPVN; encoded by the coding sequence ATGCCGAGTCTGCGGATGGTGACTGTTGTTGGGCTGCTGCTCGCCGGAGCCTCCGGCACCGCAGCCGCCGCGCCAGGATCGGATGTGCCAGCACTGTCGGAGCCGGCCCGCGCGGCCGGGTTCGTCGACGTGCGCAGCGCAGTGCCGGACGCGATCATCGACCTGCGATATGCCACCGCGAACAACTTCGTCGGCGAACAGCTTTACCCGTCTAATGCTCGGTGTCTGGTGCACGAGTCGATGGCGCCGGGGTTGGCCACGGCGGCCGCCGCGCTGCGCAGCCGGGGCCGGACTCTGGTGTTCTGGGACTGCTACCGGCCACACAACGTGCAGGTGCGGATGTTCGAGGTAGTGCCGAACCCGAATTGGGTGGCCCGGCCGGGCTCGCTGGCCCGCAGCCACGAGACCGGGCGGTCGGTCGACGTGACGACCGCCGACGCGTATGGGCGGCTGTCGGAGATGGGCACTGGATTCGATGACTTCTCGCCGGCTGCAACGGCATTCGCCGACGGGATCAGCGCCCGTGCCGCGGCCGAGCGTGCCGCCCTGCGTGAGGCGATGAAGACCGGTGGCCTGGCTGTGTATTCGGGCGAATGGTGGCACTTCAACGGCCCCGGCGCCGACGTGGGACGCCCGATCCTCGACGTGCCGGTCAATTAG